Proteins found in one Tsukamurella paurometabola DSM 20162 genomic segment:
- a CDS encoding ATP-binding protein, whose translation MARLSRRARRARNSWAQYQAWAPVYPRYPGAAAHPGQGAPSTVPQAPAPVPGFPLPGPDAGLGYPRMYRRNGGAVIGGVCGGIADHLELDVTRVRIAFTLLALLGAGVIMYALLWFFCRPGTDTEKPDPAERRRGLALAVLGVVGAATLTAVASNANTGFIVPVIVIGVGAALVWREADFAARAPAAVGGPRLITWLRMLGGVTLVVVGLAVVFLGRVDVSALPTALAAVVLTLVGVALLTVPVWMRMWRDLGEERAARVRTIEREEIASHLHDSVLQTLALIQKQSADGAAVKRLARSQERELREWLFGAAEAPASSLAAALKAAAADVEDSHGVAVNVITVGDVEGAELGVDDRFTALLGAVKEAMVNAAKHSGCETMDTYAEVDADLVAVFVRDRGIGFDPDAVPSDRQGLAKSIRARVERRGGTAEVRSTPGRGTEIRLSVPRPGSDAPASEPAESIAEENA comes from the coding sequence ATGGCACGACTTTCACGACGCGCTCGGCGCGCACGCAACTCCTGGGCGCAGTACCAGGCCTGGGCCCCCGTGTACCCCCGGTACCCGGGCGCTGCGGCGCACCCCGGCCAGGGCGCACCGTCGACGGTGCCGCAGGCGCCCGCCCCGGTGCCCGGGTTCCCGCTGCCCGGCCCCGACGCCGGGCTCGGCTATCCCCGCATGTATCGCCGTAACGGTGGTGCCGTGATCGGTGGTGTGTGCGGCGGCATCGCCGACCACCTGGAACTCGACGTGACCCGGGTGCGGATCGCGTTCACCCTGCTGGCGCTGCTCGGCGCGGGCGTCATCATGTACGCGCTGCTGTGGTTCTTCTGCCGGCCGGGCACCGACACCGAGAAGCCCGATCCGGCGGAGCGTCGCCGTGGTCTCGCGCTCGCCGTGCTCGGCGTGGTCGGTGCCGCCACGCTCACCGCGGTCGCCAGCAACGCGAACACCGGATTCATCGTGCCGGTGATCGTGATCGGCGTGGGGGCCGCCCTGGTCTGGCGCGAGGCGGATTTCGCCGCGCGCGCTCCTGCGGCGGTGGGCGGTCCCCGGCTGATCACCTGGCTGCGCATGCTGGGCGGGGTCACCCTGGTGGTCGTCGGTCTCGCCGTGGTCTTCCTGGGCCGCGTCGATGTCTCCGCGCTGCCGACGGCATTGGCCGCGGTCGTGCTCACACTGGTGGGCGTCGCGCTGCTCACGGTCCCGGTGTGGATGCGCATGTGGCGAGACCTCGGCGAGGAGCGCGCGGCCCGGGTGCGCACCATCGAGCGCGAGGAGATCGCCTCACACCTGCATGATTCCGTGTTGCAGACCCTGGCCCTGATACAGAAGCAATCGGCCGACGGTGCCGCCGTCAAGCGCCTGGCGCGCAGCCAGGAACGTGAACTGCGGGAGTGGCTGTTCGGTGCCGCCGAGGCACCGGCGAGTTCGCTCGCCGCCGCGCTCAAGGCCGCCGCCGCCGATGTCGAGGACAGCCACGGTGTGGCGGTCAACGTGATCACCGTGGGCGATGTGGAGGGCGCGGAGCTGGGTGTCGACGACCGATTCACCGCCCTGCTGGGGGCTGTGAAGGAGGCGATGGTCAACGCCGCCAAGCACTCCGGCTGCGAGACGATGGACACCTACGCCGAGGTCGACGCCGATCTGGTCGCCGTCTTCGTGCGCGACCGCGGCATCGGATTCGACCCGGACGCGGTACCGTCGGACCGGCAGGGGTTGGCGAAGTCGATCCGGGCCCGCGTGGAACGTCGCGGCGGCACCGCCGAGGTGCGCTCGACGCCCGGGCGCGGCACCGAGATCCGGCTCTCGGTTCCCCGGCCCGGTTCGGACGCACCCGCGTCGGAACCGGCGGAATCGATCGCGGAGGAGAACGCGTGA
- the guaA gene encoding glutamine-hydrolyzing GMP synthase: MTDSPNPVLVVDFGAQYAQLIARRVREARIYSEVVPHTITADEVRAKNPAAIVLSGGPASVYAEDAPNLDPAVFDLGVPVFGICYGFQMMARALGGTVANTGGREFGRTTFTPAEGVLHTGLPTEQPVWMSHNDAVQVAPEGFTTVGSTPGAPVAAFENVDKRMAGVQYHPEVLHSPHGQEVLTRFLYEIAGLKPTWTAANIAEQLIDDVRVQVGADGLAICGLSGGVDSAVAAALVQRAIGDRLTCVFVDHGLLRQGEREQVQKDFVAATGARLVTVDAEETFLSRLAGVSDPETKRKTIGELFIRSFEGAVSEVVGTADAKVEFLVQGTLYPDVVESGGGAGTANIKSHHNVGGLPEDLEFTLVEPLRLLFKDEVRAVGRELGLPEEIVGRQPFPGPGLAIRIVGEVTKDRLDLLRKADAIAREELTAAGLDGTIWQCPVVLLADVRSVGVQGDGRTYGHPIVLRPVSSEDAMTADWTRVPYETLEIISTRITNEVEEVNRVVLDVTSKPPGTIEWE; the protein is encoded by the coding sequence GTGACGGACTCCCCAAACCCGGTTCTTGTCGTCGACTTCGGCGCGCAGTACGCGCAGCTCATCGCCCGCCGCGTCCGCGAGGCGCGGATCTACTCCGAAGTGGTGCCGCACACCATCACCGCCGATGAGGTGCGCGCCAAGAACCCCGCCGCGATCGTGCTCTCCGGCGGCCCCGCATCGGTGTACGCGGAGGACGCCCCCAATCTCGATCCCGCGGTCTTCGATCTCGGTGTCCCGGTGTTCGGCATCTGCTACGGCTTCCAGATGATGGCCAGAGCACTGGGCGGTACGGTCGCCAACACCGGGGGTCGCGAATTCGGCCGCACCACCTTCACGCCCGCCGAGGGCGTGCTGCACACCGGCCTCCCGACGGAGCAGCCGGTGTGGATGAGCCACAACGACGCGGTGCAGGTGGCGCCCGAGGGTTTCACCACCGTCGGCTCGACGCCGGGCGCCCCGGTCGCGGCGTTCGAGAATGTCGACAAGCGGATGGCCGGCGTCCAGTACCACCCTGAGGTGCTGCACAGCCCGCATGGTCAGGAGGTGCTGACCCGCTTCCTGTACGAGATCGCCGGGCTGAAGCCCACCTGGACCGCGGCGAACATCGCCGAGCAGCTCATCGACGACGTTCGCGTCCAGGTCGGTGCGGACGGCCTCGCGATCTGCGGCCTGTCGGGCGGCGTCGACTCGGCGGTCGCGGCCGCGCTGGTGCAGCGCGCCATCGGCGATCGTCTCACCTGTGTCTTCGTCGATCACGGGCTGTTGCGCCAGGGCGAGCGCGAGCAAGTGCAGAAGGACTTCGTCGCCGCGACTGGCGCCCGCCTCGTGACGGTGGACGCCGAGGAGACGTTCCTGTCCCGCCTGGCCGGTGTCTCCGACCCGGAGACGAAGCGCAAGACCATCGGTGAGCTGTTCATCCGCTCCTTCGAGGGCGCGGTCTCCGAGGTCGTCGGCACGGCGGACGCCAAGGTGGAGTTCCTGGTCCAGGGGACGCTGTACCCCGACGTGGTGGAGTCCGGGGGCGGCGCCGGCACCGCGAACATCAAGAGCCACCACAACGTGGGCGGCCTGCCCGAGGACCTCGAGTTCACCCTGGTCGAGCCGCTGCGGCTGCTGTTCAAGGACGAGGTCCGCGCGGTCGGCCGCGAGCTGGGCCTGCCGGAGGAGATCGTCGGCCGCCAGCCCTTCCCCGGGCCGGGCCTGGCGATCCGCATCGTCGGCGAGGTCACCAAGGACCGCCTCGACCTGCTCCGTAAGGCCGATGCGATCGCCCGTGAAGAGCTCACCGCCGCGGGCCTCGACGGCACCATCTGGCAGTGCCCGGTGGTGCTGCTCGCCGATGTCCGCAGCGTGGGCGTGCAGGGCGACGGCCGCACCTACGGTCACCCGATCGTGCTGCGTCCCGTCAGTTCCGAGGACGCGATGACCGCGGACTGGACGCGTGTGCCGTACGAGACGCTGGAGATCATCTCCACCCGGATCACCAATGAGGTGGAAGAGGTCAACCGCGTGGTGCTCGACGTGACGAGCAAGCCGCCGGGGACCATCGAGTGGGAGTAA
- a CDS encoding DNA alkylation repair protein, whose protein sequence is MTVDEALAELAALEDPKARTVNERHGDPHGVNLTKLRALAKTIGTDQDLARDLWASGDVAAQLLALLISKPKQYTADELDTMLRTTRSEKAHDWLLNYVVKKSPHETALRNRWFDDADPRVRAAGWALTTHAVTKADLDRDDLLDRIESEMKDAEPKLQWSMNETLATIGIEDEARRARAVQIGEDLQVLADYPVSKGCTSPFAPIWIAEMVRRREG, encoded by the coding sequence ATGACCGTCGACGAGGCGTTGGCCGAGCTGGCCGCACTGGAGGATCCGAAGGCGCGGACGGTCAATGAGCGGCACGGCGACCCCCACGGCGTGAACTTGACGAAGCTACGAGCGCTCGCGAAGACGATCGGCACCGATCAGGACCTCGCGCGCGACCTATGGGCTTCCGGTGATGTTGCAGCGCAGTTGCTCGCGCTGTTGATCAGCAAGCCCAAGCAGTACACCGCCGACGAGCTCGACACCATGCTGCGCACCACCCGCAGCGAGAAGGCGCACGATTGGCTGCTGAACTACGTGGTGAAGAAGTCGCCGCACGAAACCGCGTTGCGCAATCGCTGGTTCGACGACGCCGATCCCCGAGTTCGTGCCGCGGGCTGGGCGCTGACCACCCACGCGGTGACCAAGGCCGACCTCGACCGGGACGACCTCCTGGACCGAATCGAGTCCGAGATGAAGGACGCGGAGCCCAAGCTGCAGTGGTCGATGAACGAGACCCTCGCAACCATCGGCATCGAGGACGAGGCCCGTCGCGCTCGCGCGGTGCAGATCGGCGAAGACCTGCAGGTGCTCGCCGACTACCCGGTCTCGAAGGGCTGCACATCGCCCTTCGCGCCGATCTGGATCGCAGAGATGGTGCGCCGTCGCGAGGGCTAA
- a CDS encoding SDR family oxidoreductase gives MTILVTGATGNIGRKVVDELLLRGVSDIRALTTNPAKANLPSGVEAFAGFIGKPETLDGAFDGVTAMYLAPYEPTAAEVLRRAKDAGVQYVVATSGSAHWQALTDIILGSGLDVTVLGPGEFLENFAGWAPGIAADSTVREPYPDAGNAPIGMIDIAAVAAALLTAEDRTPHLGRTYDITGPEFLTRPEAARQIGIGIGREVRFEQITREQAEELLRPSMGDMASWYLDLQQASIEWKQEPNDLVERLSGRPATSLAQWAAANRELFSA, from the coding sequence ATGACGATTCTGGTGACGGGTGCAACGGGAAACATCGGACGGAAGGTCGTGGACGAGCTGCTGCTCAGGGGTGTCTCGGACATCCGGGCGCTCACCACGAACCCAGCGAAGGCGAATCTGCCGAGCGGAGTGGAGGCCTTCGCGGGCTTCATCGGCAAGCCGGAGACGCTCGATGGCGCGTTCGACGGCGTGACCGCGATGTACCTCGCGCCGTACGAGCCCACCGCGGCGGAGGTGCTGCGGCGGGCGAAGGACGCGGGCGTTCAGTATGTGGTGGCGACCTCGGGCAGTGCGCACTGGCAGGCGCTCACCGACATCATCCTCGGGAGCGGGCTCGACGTGACCGTGCTGGGCCCGGGCGAATTCTTGGAGAACTTCGCGGGCTGGGCTCCCGGGATCGCCGCGGATTCCACTGTGCGCGAGCCCTACCCGGATGCCGGCAACGCCCCGATCGGGATGATCGACATCGCGGCAGTGGCCGCGGCGCTACTCACCGCCGAAGACCGGACGCCGCACCTGGGGCGCACCTACGACATCACGGGTCCCGAGTTCCTCACCCGCCCGGAGGCGGCGCGGCAGATCGGTATCGGGATCGGCCGGGAGGTGCGCTTCGAGCAGATCACCCGTGAGCAGGCGGAGGAGCTGCTGCGACCGTCCATGGGTGACATGGCTTCCTGGTATCTCGACCTGCAGCAGGCCTCGATCGAGTGGAAGCAGGAGCCCAACGATCTGGTGGAGCGGCTCTCCGGCCGCCCGGCGACGTCGTTGGCGCAATGGGCGGCCGCGAACCGGGAGTTGTTCTCCGCCTGA
- a CDS encoding PspC domain-containing protein encodes MDTATLSSQVRQMWDTRPLRARRAPIAGVCTGFARRYQVDVALVRAAFLGAALLGGAGLIAYIVGIFVLPKEPYREYAPEQSGPPPFVLVIAAVLAVSFGSGLSSSWPGSGMISAALLLVVWYALHQRTPQAPPGTAISSRFVDVGPAPVGAWQPPAAPFRWQPMWQPPAGTDPGTFAAPAEQPAQQAGAAHPAQADDTTESAAAADTATPATDAAPPVAPPQATPTTAPQQPRRDQVTEEIHPPRWDPLGAAPFAWDLPEPAQPTPPTPLPRPRSRATPVTLGLALLTAAGIAAVNVTGLASVSPVLAGSLVLGVIAAGLLFGAFHKTGYGLLVAAIPLAGFVVVAATAQNVMSGYVDAPRGDRSYVLTDAATMPEEFKLQAGTLTLDLRGMTLDQDRKLKTRVAAGETRITVPDSMNVEVTCSVNVGDTQCPEGLILGAGAKPDAPTLKIDASGNVGSVEVNRVR; translated from the coding sequence ATGGACACAGCAACCCTCTCCAGCCAGGTCCGGCAGATGTGGGACACCCGGCCCCTGCGGGCCCGGCGCGCGCCCATCGCGGGCGTGTGCACCGGCTTCGCTCGCCGCTACCAGGTGGACGTCGCGCTGGTGCGCGCCGCGTTCCTCGGCGCGGCTCTGCTCGGCGGAGCCGGACTGATCGCGTACATCGTCGGCATCTTCGTGCTGCCGAAGGAGCCGTACCGCGAGTACGCGCCGGAGCAGAGCGGACCGCCGCCCTTCGTGCTGGTGATCGCGGCGGTGCTCGCCGTGTCCTTCGGCAGCGGACTCAGCTCGTCGTGGCCGGGCTCCGGCATGATCAGCGCGGCGTTGCTACTGGTGGTCTGGTACGCGCTGCACCAGCGCACCCCGCAGGCACCGCCCGGAACCGCGATCTCGTCGCGGTTCGTCGATGTCGGCCCGGCCCCGGTGGGCGCGTGGCAGCCACCCGCGGCGCCGTTCCGATGGCAACCGATGTGGCAGCCGCCGGCGGGGACCGACCCGGGCACCTTCGCCGCGCCGGCCGAGCAACCGGCACAGCAGGCCGGCGCGGCACATCCCGCGCAGGCCGACGACACCACCGAATCCGCCGCCGCCGCGGATACCGCGACGCCGGCGACCGACGCCGCTCCCCCGGTGGCGCCACCGCAGGCCACCCCGACGACCGCACCCCAGCAGCCGCGCCGCGACCAGGTGACCGAGGAGATCCACCCGCCCCGGTGGGATCCGCTGGGCGCCGCGCCCTTCGCCTGGGACCTTCCCGAACCCGCACAGCCCACGCCGCCCACCCCGCTCCCGCGTCCGCGGTCCCGGGCCACGCCGGTCACGCTCGGGCTCGCACTCCTCACCGCCGCCGGTATCGCCGCAGTGAACGTGACCGGGCTGGCGTCGGTCTCCCCCGTTCTCGCCGGTTCACTGGTGCTCGGCGTGATCGCCGCGGGACTGCTGTTCGGTGCCTTTCACAAGACCGGCTACGGGCTGCTGGTCGCCGCGATCCCGCTCGCCGGGTTCGTCGTGGTGGCCGCGACAGCGCAGAACGTGATGAGCGGTTACGTCGACGCGCCCCGCGGCGACCGGTCGTACGTGCTCACCGACGCGGCGACCATGCCCGAGGAGTTCAAGCTGCAGGCCGGCACCCTGACCCTCGACCTGCGCGGGATGACCCTGGACCAGGACCGCAAGCTCAAGACCCGGGTCGCCGCGGGCGAAACCCGCATCACCGTGCCGGATTCGATGAACGTCGAGGTCACCTGCTCGGTGAATGTCGGCGACACCCAGTGCCCCGAAGGACTGATCCTCGGCGCCGGTGCCAAGCCCGACGCACCGACGCTGAAGATCGACGCCAGCGGCAACGTCGGGAGCGTGGAGGTGAACCGTGTCCGCTGA
- a CDS encoding GuaB3 family IMP dehydrogenase-related protein yields MRDMVEIGMGRTARRTYELQDINIVPSRRTRSSKEVSTAWQLDAYRFDTPILAHPTDAIGSPDFAIELGKLGGLGVLNAEGLYSRHRDAGAKLDEVVALAASDITGVAAIRKLQELHAAPVDTELLAAAVGRIRDAGVTVAVRVSPQRARELTPTLLQAGIDLLVIHGTIISAEHVSAEDSAGEPLNLKTFIGDLDVPVVAGGVSDHRTALHLMRTGAAGVIVGYGSAEGATTTREVLGIGVPMATAIADAAAARRDYLDETGGRYVHVIADGDIYSSGDVARAIACGADATMLGAPLAVAAEAPGKGWYWPSVAAHPSMPRGAVAPAQLSGLDARDGAAPTLQAILTGPSGEPNGQLNLVGGLRRSMAKSGYSELKEFQKVGLNVAN; encoded by the coding sequence TTGCGCGACATGGTTGAGATCGGCATGGGCCGCACGGCCCGACGCACCTACGAGCTGCAGGACATCAATATCGTCCCGTCGCGGCGCACGCGCTCCTCGAAGGAGGTGTCCACCGCCTGGCAGCTCGACGCGTACCGCTTCGACACTCCGATCCTTGCGCATCCCACCGATGCGATCGGATCCCCGGATTTCGCGATCGAGCTGGGCAAGCTGGGCGGTCTCGGCGTGCTCAACGCCGAGGGTCTGTACTCGCGGCACCGTGATGCCGGTGCCAAGCTCGACGAGGTCGTCGCGTTGGCGGCGTCGGACATCACGGGCGTCGCCGCGATCCGCAAACTGCAGGAGCTGCACGCGGCGCCGGTGGACACCGAGCTGCTGGCCGCCGCCGTGGGCCGGATCCGCGACGCCGGGGTGACGGTGGCGGTCCGGGTCTCGCCGCAGCGGGCCCGCGAGCTCACGCCGACGTTGCTGCAGGCGGGTATCGACCTCCTCGTGATCCACGGCACGATCATCTCCGCCGAGCACGTCTCGGCCGAGGATTCGGCGGGGGAGCCGCTGAACCTCAAGACCTTCATCGGCGATCTGGATGTGCCCGTGGTCGCGGGCGGCGTGAGTGATCACCGCACCGCGCTGCACCTGATGCGCACCGGCGCCGCGGGCGTCATCGTGGGATACGGCTCGGCCGAGGGCGCCACCACCACCCGGGAGGTGCTGGGTATCGGTGTGCCGATGGCCACCGCGATCGCCGATGCGGCGGCGGCGCGCCGGGACTACTTGGATGAGACCGGCGGCCGGTACGTGCACGTGATCGCGGACGGCGACATCTACAGCTCGGGTGATGTCGCCCGTGCCATCGCCTGTGGTGCGGACGCCACCATGCTCGGTGCACCGCTCGCGGTGGCGGCCGAGGCGCCGGGCAAGGGCTGGTACTGGCCGTCGGTGGCGGCGCACCCGTCGATGCCGCGCGGCGCCGTCGCTCCGGCACAGCTGAGCGGGCTCGATGCCCGCGACGGCGCGGCCCCGACCTTGCAGGCCATCCTGACCGGACCGTCGGGCGAGCCGAACGGCCAGCTGAACCTGGTCGGCGGCCTGCGCCGGTCGATGGCCAAGTCCGGCTACAGCGAGCTCAAGGAGTTCCAGAAGGTCGGTCTGAACGTCGCGAACTGA
- a CDS encoding GMC family oxidoreductase N-terminal domain-containing protein, translating to MAKQKTGDHFDVLVIGSGFGGSVTALRLTEKGYRVGVLEAGQRFEDEDFAETTWNLKKFLWAPKLGCFGIQRIHLLNDAVVLAGAGVGGGSLNYANTLYKPPAPFFNDPQWKDITDWDDELSPFYDQARRMLGVVKNPHETPSDRVIKQIADEMGVGDTYVATPVGVYFNQPGRTDADPFFGGAGPARTGCTECGQCMSGCRVGAKNTLMKNYIHLAEKGGARFIPMTTVTGVREGRKGVWEIDTERTGAVARKNRTVYTADNVVFAAGTWGTQTLLHHLKDTGALPELSDRLGVLTRTNSESILGSARTTVDPTEDLSQGVAITSSFYPRPDTHIEPVRYGPGRNAMGMLQSLLVDGGEGRTRLAGFLKGLVRKPSDLKLLLTQKDWGQRVLILLVMQSLDNSITTYTKKIPGSKKRRMVSKQGHGAPNPTWIPAGNEAARIGAEKLNGVAGGTWGDIFNVPMTAHFLGGAAISETPEQGVIDPYHRVHNYPSLFVVDGAAISANLGVNPSLSIAAQAERAASLWPNKGEQDPRPAQGTGYQRIAPTAPVSPAVPEGAPGQLLLPLPKVRPTQPQA from the coding sequence ATGGCCAAGCAGAAGACGGGCGACCACTTCGACGTACTCGTGATCGGTTCCGGATTCGGCGGCAGCGTCACGGCGCTGCGCCTGACCGAGAAGGGGTACCGCGTCGGCGTGCTCGAAGCGGGGCAGCGATTCGAGGACGAGGACTTCGCCGAGACCACCTGGAACCTCAAGAAGTTCCTCTGGGCGCCCAAGCTCGGCTGCTTCGGGATCCAGCGCATCCACCTGCTCAACGACGCGGTGGTGCTCGCCGGCGCCGGTGTGGGCGGCGGCTCGCTCAATTACGCGAACACGCTGTACAAGCCGCCGGCCCCGTTCTTCAACGACCCGCAGTGGAAGGACATCACGGACTGGGACGACGAGCTCAGCCCGTTCTACGACCAGGCCCGGCGGATGCTCGGCGTGGTGAAGAACCCGCACGAGACCCCGTCGGACCGGGTGATCAAGCAGATCGCCGACGAGATGGGCGTGGGCGATACCTACGTCGCCACGCCGGTCGGCGTGTACTTCAATCAGCCCGGCCGCACCGACGCCGACCCCTTCTTCGGCGGCGCCGGTCCCGCCCGTACGGGCTGCACCGAGTGCGGGCAGTGCATGTCGGGTTGCCGCGTGGGTGCCAAGAACACCCTGATGAAGAACTACATCCACCTCGCCGAGAAGGGTGGAGCCCGATTCATCCCGATGACCACCGTGACCGGCGTGCGGGAGGGTCGTAAGGGCGTGTGGGAGATCGACACCGAGCGCACCGGTGCGGTCGCCCGGAAGAACCGCACCGTCTACACCGCCGACAACGTGGTCTTCGCCGCCGGCACCTGGGGTACGCAGACCCTGCTGCATCACCTCAAGGACACCGGCGCACTGCCCGAGCTGTCCGACCGGCTCGGGGTGCTCACCCGCACCAACTCGGAGTCGATCCTCGGTTCGGCGCGCACCACGGTCGACCCCACCGAGGATCTGTCCCAGGGCGTCGCGATCACCAGCTCCTTCTACCCGCGGCCCGATACGCACATCGAGCCCGTCCGGTACGGCCCGGGACGCAACGCGATGGGCATGCTGCAATCGCTCCTGGTCGACGGCGGCGAAGGGCGTACTCGCCTCGCGGGCTTCCTCAAGGGACTGGTGCGTAAGCCCAGCGACTTGAAACTGCTGCTGACCCAAAAGGACTGGGGCCAGCGCGTGCTGATCCTGCTGGTGATGCAGAGCCTCGACAACTCGATCACCACGTACACCAAGAAGATTCCCGGTTCGAAGAAGCGGCGCATGGTCTCCAAGCAGGGCCACGGCGCGCCGAACCCCACCTGGATCCCGGCCGGGAACGAGGCCGCGCGGATCGGCGCGGAGAAGCTCAACGGTGTGGCCGGTGGCACCTGGGGCGATATCTTCAACGTCCCGATGACGGCCCACTTCCTCGGCGGCGCAGCGATTTCGGAGACTCCGGAACAGGGTGTCATCGATCCCTATCACCGGGTGCACAACTATCCGTCGCTCTTCGTGGTGGACGGCGCCGCCATCTCGGCGAACCTCGGTGTGAACCCGTCGCTGTCGATCGCGGCGCAGGCCGAGCGGGCCGCCTCGCTGTGGCCGAACAAGGGCGAGCAGGATCCCCGGCCCGCGCAGGGGACCGGTTACCAGCGGATCGCGCCGACGGCGCCGGTCTCGCCCGCTGTGCCCGAGGGGGCGCCCGGCCAGTTGCTTCTGCCGCTGCCGAAGGTGCGGCCGACCCAGCCGCAGGCCTGA